A region from the Benincasa hispida cultivar B227 chromosome 12, ASM972705v1, whole genome shotgun sequence genome encodes:
- the LOC120092617 gene encoding L-lactate dehydrogenase A, whose product MQKSSSTSSLGPGGLDLSQAFFKPIRDASPPSTSKRNTKISVIGTGNVGMAIAQTILTQDLVDELVLVDAKPDKLRGEMLDLQHAAAFLPRTKISASTDYSITAGSDLCIITAGARQIAGESRLNLLQRNVALFQKIVPPLVQFSPETILLIVSNPVDVLTYVAWKLSGFPSNRVIGSGTNLDSSRFRFLIADHLDVNAQDVQAYIVGEHGDSSVALWSSISVGGVPILSFLKNQQIAYEKETLEKIHKEVIGGAYEVISLKGYTSWAIGYSVASLARSLLRDQRRIHPVSVLAKGLYGIDGGDLFLSLPAQLGRGGVLGITNVHLTEEESRRLRDSANTILQVQTELGI is encoded by the exons ATGCAGAAGAGTTCCTCAACATCTTCCTTAGGTCCAGGTGGCCTCGACCTTTCTCAAGCCTTCTTCAAGCCAATCCGCGACGCCTCTCCCCCATCGACTTCAAAGCGCAACACCAAAATCTCCGTCATCGGCACCGGAAACGTTGGCATGGCCATCGCTCAAACCATCCTTACTCAAGATCTGGTCGACGAACTCGTCCTCGTCGACGCCAAGCCCGACAAACTCCGCGGCGAAATGCTCGATCTCCAACACGCTGCCGCTTTCCTTCCCCGCACCAAAATCAGCGCCTCCACCGATTACTCCATTACCGCTGGATCCGATCTATGTATTATTACTGCTGGTGCTCGCCAGATCGCCGGTGAATCTAGGTTGAATCTGCTGCAGAGGAACGTTGCTCTGTTTCAGAAGATCGTGCCGCCGCTGGTTCAGTTCTCTCCCGAGACGATTCTTCTGATCGTTTCAAATCCGGTGGATGTTTTAACTTATGTTGCTTGGAAGCTCTCTGGTTTTCCTTCAAATCGAGTGATTGGATCGGGAACGAATCTGGATTCGTCTAGGTTCAGGTTTCTTATCGCTGATCATCTCGACGTCAATGCTCAGGATGTTCAG GCATACATAGTGGGAGAGCACGGCGACAGTTCAGTAGCATTATGGTCAAGCATAAGTGTAGGCGGAGTGCCAATACTAAGCTTTCTAAAGAATCAACAAATCGCCTACGAGAAAGAAACATTAGAGAAAATTCACAAAGAGGTCATTGGCGGGGCTTATGAAGTCATAAGCCTTAAGGGCTACACATCATGGGCAATCGGCTATTCCGTGGCGAGCTTGGCTCGGTCACTCCTTCGAGACCAACGGAGGATCCACCCCGTCTCTGTCCTTGCAAAAGGGTTGTATGGTATTGACGGTGGCGACCTGTTCCTCAGCCTGCCTGCGCAGCTCGGGAGGGGTGGAGTATTGGGGATCACCAATGTGCATCTAACTGAGGAGGAGTCGAGACGGTTGAGGGACTCGGCCAACACCATCTTGCAGGTGCAAACCGAGTTGGGGATCTGA